Within the Saccharomonospora amisosensis genome, the region TGAAGCGGGCTAGCAGCCGCTTCTCCCGCTCCGCCACCGCCACCCGGTCGGCGTGCAGTCGCAGTACGGCCGAGGCGAGGGGGGCCTTGTTGCCGTTACGTTCGATCGCCTCAGCGGCCGCGAGGGCATCGATCGCCGACAGGTCGGCCAGCACCGGATGCGTGCGGTTGGCGACCAGTCCCGCCAGCGGCATCGCCTCGTCCGAGAGCCGTTCGACGAAGTAGCTGGCCTCTCGCAGCGCATCCGGTTCCGGTGCGGCGATCACCACGAAGGCGGTGCCCTTGGAACGCAGCAGTTCCGCGGTCTTGCTCGCGCGCTCCCGGAAACCGCCGAAGGTGGAGTCGAACGCCTGCATGAAAGCGGAGGCGTCGGCGAGCAGCTGTCCACCCAGGATGGTCGAGACGGCCTTGGCGAACATCGAGAATCCCGCGCTGACCACCTTGCGCAGGCCCCAGCCACCGGCTTTGGCCGGGGTTGTCAGCAACCGGATCATCCGCCCGTCCAGCGCGGCGGACAGTCGCGACGGTGCGTCGAGGAAGTCGAGAGCCGAACGGCTCGGCGGGGTGTCCACCACGATGAGGTCCCAGTCCCCCGTCGCGGCGAGCTGGCCGAGCTTCTCCATCGCCATGTACTCCTGCGTCCCAGAGAAGGACGTGGAAATCGTCTGGTAGAAGCGGTTGGCCAGCAGCTGCTCCGCGCGTTCCGGGCCTGCGTGCCTTCGTACCATGTCGTCGAAGGTGCGGCGCATGTCCAGCATCATCGCCCAGAGTTCGCCCTTGGGTTCGAACCCGGCGACCGAGACCTTCCTCGGCTGGTTGCCGAGTTCGCGAAGCCCAAGCGCCTGTGCGAGCCTGCGCGCCGGGTCGATGGTGAGCACCACGGTCTGCCTGCCCCGCTCGGCCGCCCGCAGGGCGAGTGCCGCCGCCGTGGTCGTCTTTCCGACCCCACCCGACCCGCAGCACAGCACCACGCGGGTTTCCTGGTCGTCGAGCAGTTCGTCGACGTCGAAGGTCGGTGTGGTCGGGTTTGTCGGCTGTGTCGGTTGCGTCACGGTGTCAGCGCACCCCCTGCTCGACAAGCGTCTCGGCGAGTTCGTACAGCGCGGCGACGTCGACTCCGGCCGTGAGGTCGGGCACCTCCAGCGTCGGTAGGTCGGCCTCGGAGAGCTGTTCGCGGGCGCGCTGCTCGGCGTCGAGGCGGATCGCGTGCTCGACGGTCTCCTCCACCAGTGCGTCGAGGGTGACCTGGGGTAGTTCGAGGCCCGCGGAGGCGAGCCCGGTACGCACCCTCGCGGCGTCCACCCTGCCGTCGGCGGCCGCCGTGACGGAACGCGCGGGCAGCCGGGGCGGCCTGACCCGGTTGACCAGCACCGCTCCTGGGCGCAGGTCGGCGCCGTCGAGTTCGGCGACCGCGTCCAGCGTCTCCCGCACGGGCATCTCCTCAAGCAGCGTGACCAGGTGCACAGCTGTCTCCCCCGAGTGCAGCAGGCGCACCACACCCTCGGCCTGTGCGCGGATCGGGCCTGTCTTTGCGAGGTCGGTGAGAGCCTTGGTGACGTCGAGGAACTTCACGACCCTGCCGGTGGGTGGGGCGTCCACGACGACCGCGTCGTAGGTGTGCCTGCCGTCGGAGTCCGTGCGACCGACACATTCCTTGATCTTGCCGGTGAGTAGTACGTCCCGCAGCCCAGGAGCAAGTGTCGTCGCGAACTCGATGGCGCCCATCCTGCGCAGTGTCCTGCCCGCGAAGCCGAGGTTGTAGAACATCTCGAAGTACTCAAGCAGCGCGGCCTCCACGTCGACGTGCAGTGCTCGCACCTCGCCTCCCCCGGGAGCGGCCGCGATGCGCTGCTCGGCGTAGGGCAGTGGCTCTGTGTCGAAGACCTGGGCGAAGCCCTGCCGTCCCTCGACCTCGATGAGCAACACTCGCCTGCCGTGGCTGGCCAGTGCCAGCCCGAGCGATGCGGCCAGGGTGGTCTTGCCCGTCCCGCCCTTTCCGGTGACGAAGTGGAGCCGGGTCCGTGCGAGTTCGTCGGTCCAGCCAGCCAGGTTGGTCACCTTCGCAGCCTAAGCCGAGACAGCCACGGCGGTGTCGGGCGGCACCCGGGTGCGGTCGTCGCGGCACTCAGCCGACGAGCAGTGCGACGGCGACGCCAACCGCGACGGTCGCGGCCACGCCCCAGGTCACGGCGGCGGGCAGCACCGTGAGCGTGAGCACGCAGCCAACGGCGAGTGCGGTGGCGCAGACCAATCCCGCCACGGCGGCGGTGGCGGCCGAGCCGGACCGTTCCCTCGCCTTGGCGATGACGAGCAACACGCCCAGAATCCCCGGCACGCCCAGCAGGATCGTGGCGAGGATGCGCCATGCCTCCACGCCGGAACACAGTAGTGGCTAGGGTGTCCGGCATGAGTGCCACGAAGTGGGAGTACGCCACGGTTCCGCTGCTGATCCACGCGACCAAGCAGATCCTCGACCAGTGGGGAGAGGACGGCTGGGAGTTGGTCACCGTGCTGCCCAACCCCAGCGGTGAGCAGCACGTCGCCTACCTCAAGCGCCCGAAGGGCTGAGCATGGGCTGGAGCGGGAGGCTGGCCGAACTCGGTATCGAACTGCCCGAGGTCGCGGCGCCCGTCGCCGCCTACGTCCCCGCGGTGCGCACCGGCTCCCACGTCTACACGTCGGGACAGCTGCCGTTCGTGGCGGGTTCGCTCGCCGCGACGGGGAAGGTGGGCGGTGAGGTCAGCCCCGAGGAGGCCAAGCAGCACGCTCGCACGGCGGCGCTGAACGCGCTGGCGGCGGTGCATGCCCTCGTCGGTATCGACTCGGTCCTGCGGGTTGTCAAGGTCACGGGTTTCGTGGCGTCGAGCGAGGGATTCACCGGGCAGCCCGCCGTTCTCAACGGTGCCTCGGAGTTGCTGGGGGAGGTCTTCGGCGACGCGGGCTCGCACGCCCGGTCGGCGGTCGGGGTCGCGGAACTGCCGCTGGGGGCACCTGTCGAGGTCGAGTTGATCGTCGAGGTGGAGGCATAGTGGATCCAGACATCGAGTATTCGTGCCACGAGCTGCTGCTGCGGCTCGCGGGCCGGATGCCGGACCGGATGCTGTGGCGGTTCCGGGACTGGCTGGGTGAGGGCGCGATGGGAACTCTGTCGCGTACCCTCCCCAAGGCTTTGCTAAAGCACAGGATCGACCTTGATCAGTCGGAGTATCGCCTGCTGGTCGCCGGTCTGATTCCACATGGTGCTGACTGGCATCAGGTGAGTTCCACGCTTGGGGTGGACGCCTCCGCCGAGAACCGGTACACATTCACTCCGGGTGCACCCGATTGGGTGAACACCGTTGATTCGGTGTCCGTGGTGGTTCACGCGACGTTGCGTGGGCGCCCGGACGTAGGTGAGGTCCGGGAGAGTTGGCGGCACGACCGAGGGCCCGTGGAGGAGGAGGCGAAGCGGGTCCTGCTGGTCACCGCCGTATCCGGGCTGCCACGTCTTACTGGGGAGCTACAGCGGGTCCTCCGGGTGCTGGGCGAGGAGGCGCCGAGTGTGGAGGTACTTCCGGCGCAGGGCGAACTGCCCGCCTATCACCAGGCGGCGCTCGCGGATTCCCGGTTCGTCTGCGTGGGCGCCGTGGACGCCGGTCACCACAGACTCGTACCCGCGTAGTGCTCGCTCGTCCGGCAGCGGGCTGGAGGGAGATCGGCGATGGTGGACGTCCACGACGGCCTACCGAAGGACGGTTTCGCGGTCCCGTTGCGGCTGCACAACGTCCTACTGGCGCTGGCAGGTCGGCTCGACGACAGCGCACTGTCGGAGGCCCGTGAGCTCGTCGCCCGCTCACACCTTGACGACGCGGCGGAACTGGCCACCGGAGCGCTGATCGCGGGCCGGATCATGGTGCGGCCCGCCGAGCAGCGCGAACTTGCGTTGGTGCTGGAGATGAGCAGATCCGACGCCAGCCTGGCCGACCAGCTCACCGTCGGCGACGCGGTGCCCGGCTACACCCACCGCTTCAGCAGGGACAACGAGCCCGAGCGCGGGATCGCCGAGGCGCTGGACCGGACGTTGCAGGTACTTCCCGACCTGCGTTCGGTGCACGCGGTGTGGCGCAACACCCCAGCGGGCAGCGTTCCGGGGCCGCTACCGCAGCGCGTGGTGCTCATCGAGATCGGGCCCGAGGCCCACCCACCCGCCGTGGCGTTCCGCGTCGACGACGCGCTACGCAGGGCTGGAATCCGTGCTGTGGTGGAGGTCACCGGTCCCGGCGCGGAACGTACCGAGTACCACGAGGCCGGGCTCGCGGCCGCCACGCCGGTCTGGCTGGCGGGAGGAGGCGGCCAGACATCCGGTTCGCTGCCTTCGCGGAGGTCGAGGGCGGGCGGTGGCCGCAGGTCCGACAGCAGGCGCGAAGGCGCTCACGCCGTTGCCGAGCCGGTGGAACCGGCGCCCCCCGCACCGGTCGCCGAGCCGCAGGCGTCGATCGGTGAGCTGCCCGAGATCGTGGCGGTGCCGGACCCGAGCGTGGACGAGCAGGAGAACCGCGCCGCCGCCACCACCGAGCTCACCAGGGAAGAGGTGGCTCAGTTGCGGGCCGCCATCGCCGAGGACCCTGAGCGAGGCAGGCTGATCGCGGGTGTCGACCGCGGTGGCGACGAGGTGGTGGAGCTGCCTGAACTCGATCTCGACGACCCGCAGCTGTCCGAGCGCGACCGGCAGTTGCTGCGCGAACTGCACGCCGAACTCGCCGAGCGGGAGCGCGCCGAGGCCACGAAGGCCAGGATGAACGGTGCCGAGCAACACTGGGCGGACGGTTTTACCGCCGGCTGACGGTATCTTGCGGTATGTGAGCCTGTTGCGAGACGACGAGGGTCGCGTACCGATGACCTTCCGGGTGCCGAAGGAGTCGGTGTTGTCGCTGCCGAAGGAGCCACCGCAGCGGCCCTCCGTGCCAAAGGACGCGGCGACGGTGATGCTGCTGCGTGACCCCGCGGATTCGCCCGGTGCCGGCGTGGAGGTTTTCCTCCAGCGGCGCGTTGCCGGGATGGCTTTCGCGGGCGGCATGACCGTGTTCCCCGGCGGAGGTGTCGACGCCCGCGACGCCGACGCCTCGGTGAGCTGGGTGGGACCGCCGCCATCGCGGTGGGCGGAGTGGTTCTCCTGCTCGGAGTCCGTGGCGAGAGCGCTGGTGTGCGCGGCGGTGCGGGAGACGTTCGAGGAGTCGGGTGTGCTGCTGGCGGGCGACGAGTCCGGCGCCGTCACCGATACCGCCCGGTACGCCGACGCCCGGCAGGCGCTGGTTTCGAGGGACCTGTCGCTGGCGGCCTTCCTGGCCGACGCCGGGCTCACGCTGCGGGCGGACCTGCTGCGCCCGTGGGCTAACTGGGTGACCCCGGAACAGGAGCCCCGGCGCTACGACACACGCTTCTTCGTGGCGGCGCTTCCGGCTGGCCAGCGTGCCGACGGCGCGACCACTGAGGCGGAGGACTCGGGCTGGCACCGGCCGAGCGACGCGATCGCCGCTGCCGAGGCCGGTCGCAGCGGGCTGATGCCGCCGACCTGGTTCACGCTCGACGAACTAGCAGGCTTCGACTCGGTGTCGGACGTACTGGCGGTGGAGCGCGACGTCCGACGGATCACCCCCCGGCTCGTGCTCGACGGCGACGTGGTGCGGGTGGAGCTGCCATGACCCATCCCGCGTACGGCACGCTGCGGCGGGTTTCGAAGGCCGCGTCGGTGCTGCTGGAGAACAATCCCTCGACCATGACGCTGGAGGGCACCAACACGTGGGTGCTCGGCGCCCCCGGCGCGTCCAGCCGGATCATCGTCGACCCCGGCTATGAGGATGTCGATCACCTCGGCAGGCTGCTCGGTGGTGCGCCGGTCGAGTTGATCCTGCTGACGCATCACCATCCCGACCATTCCGAAGGCGCGCCCTGGCTTGCCGGCCGGGTCGACGCGCCGGTGCTGGCCTTCGATGCCGAGCTGTGCCAGGGCGGCGACCCGATCGGAGCCGACCAGGTGATCAAGGCCGCGGGGTTGGAGTTGCAGGTGCTGCACACTCCCGGCCACACGGCCGACTCGGTCACACTGCGGTTCGACCACGACGGCCTCACCCACGCGCTCACCGGCGACACCGTGCTCGGCAAGGGCACGACCGTGCTTACCGACCTCGGCGACTACCTGGACTCGTTGGCGAGGCTGCGAGGGCTGCCTCGGGGCTCCATCGGGTTGCCCGGTCATGGGCCGGAGCTGGCCGATCTTGCCGTGACGGCACGCCAGTACTACGACCACCGGCAGCAGCGGCTCGACCAGGTGCGCGCGGCCCTGCGGCAGCTCGGCGAGGACGCGACGCCGAGGCAGGTGGTGGAGGTGGTCTACGCCGACGTCGACAGGGCGCTGTGGGGACCCGCCGAGTTCAGCGTACGGGCGCAGTTGGAGTACCTGCGCTCGGTCGGGTAGCCGGCTCAGCAGGCGACCGGCTCGGTTCCCGGTCGAAGTGGCTCGGTGGTGCGGATGGTGGACCGCAGCAGCCAGACCGCGCCCGCCACCACGGTGGCGCAGGCCGCCGCAGTGAGGAAGGCGAGCGGTGGTCCGCTGCGCTCTACCAGGTAGCCGCTCACCGACTGGCCGAACGCGAGTCCGAGCGTGATGGCTGTGACCACCCAACCGAACGCCTCTGCCGCCGTGCCGCGCGGCGCCACGAGTTCGATGGCCACCGAGTGCGCTGTGGACTGCGGGGTAATGAGCGCACCCGCGACGAGCAGGGCCAGCCCGAGCCCCCACAGCGACGACGGCACAGCCAGCAGCGCGACGCCCGCACCGAACACCGCGAGCAGCACGGGCAGTCTCAGGTGCAGGCTCCGCGGCCATGGCCGCATGCTGTAGGCCAGTCCGAAGCCGACCGAGCTGACCGACCACAGCGACAGCAGCAGGCCGCCCGTCACGACGCTGCCCGCCGCCGAGGCCGCGGCCGGTACGGCGACCTCGACGAACCCGATCACCATGCCGAAGCCGCCCGCGGCGAGTGCCAGCGTGCGCAGCCCGGGGCTGGCGAGTGCCCCGAGTAGTCGCGAGGGACGCTCGTCGGCGGGGCCCCACGCCCGCACGGCGGGGCTCAACGCGAACAGCACCGAGCCCACCACCATGCACGCGGCCCCGAACACCAGGCCGGTTCCCGCCCACGGTGCCGCGGTCAGCGCTCCGGCCAGCCCTGGGCCGAGGATGAAGAACACCTCCATGCTGATCGCCTCGTAGGACAGCGCGGCGTCGCGGGCGGGGCCGGGTGGCAGCAGCCGCGCCCAGAGCGCCCGGGAGGCCGAGCCGGTCATCGGCTCGCTGACGCCGATGCCTGCGGCCATGACCGCGAGTACGGGCGTCGCCGCGCGCGACTCGATCGCGACTACGAGAGCGGCAAGCAGCAGCGTGAACAGCGCGGCGACGGCGAGCAGCGGTCGGGTGGGCCCGCACCTGTCGATCAGCCTGCCCTGGACGACCGAGCCCACCGAGACCCCTGCCAACGTGCTGGCCGATACGAGGCCTGCCGTGGTGAACGAGCCGGTTTGCCGCTGCACGTAGAGCAGCGCCGAGATTCCGATCATCGCTATCGGCAGCCGAGCGAACAGCGAGGCGACTACGGGTTCGCGTGAGCCGGGCGCACTGAGCGCGGCGCGGTAGTCGGTCAGGCGGGCACCGCCGAAAGACTGGGACACGCGTACCAGTATGGCGAGTCTGGTACTGAAGTACCAATTATGAAATCAGAAAACTTGAACAAATCGACCCGGAAGAGGTGTGAACGCCAGCCGGTCTGGGTAACCAAGTCTCAGTTGGATAACGGTACGCGTTATCGGGCATCAAACCCGGCCCCCACGCGTCCTTGAGGGTGAACGGCCTTGAGTTGATGGGTAGGGGTCGTGCGATGGTTGTCATAACACAACGGGTCGAGCCGAGCACAGGCTCGAACCAATAGAGACTCCCTCCGGATTCGGGTCGGGGCCTACACCGGAGGGCGGGGAGCGCGGGCTGTCGGGGGATGGTCCGCGCAAAGGCAAGGGGCCGGTGCGCCACGTCGGGGGTGGCGCCCGG harbors:
- a CDS encoding NUDIX hydrolase, with translation MTFRVPKESVLSLPKEPPQRPSVPKDAATVMLLRDPADSPGAGVEVFLQRRVAGMAFAGGMTVFPGGGVDARDADASVSWVGPPPSRWAEWFSCSESVARALVCAAVRETFEESGVLLAGDESGAVTDTARYADARQALVSRDLSLAAFLADAGLTLRADLLRPWANWVTPEQEPRRYDTRFFVAALPAGQRADGATTEAEDSGWHRPSDAIAAAEAGRSGLMPPTWFTLDELAGFDSVSDVLAVERDVRRITPRLVLDGDVVRVELP
- a CDS encoding MFS transporter, which produces MSQSFGGARLTDYRAALSAPGSREPVVASLFARLPIAMIGISALLYVQRQTGSFTTAGLVSASTLAGVSVGSVVQGRLIDRCGPTRPLLAVAALFTLLLAALVVAIESRAATPVLAVMAAGIGVSEPMTGSASRALWARLLPPGPARDAALSYEAISMEVFFILGPGLAGALTAAPWAGTGLVFGAACMVVGSVLFALSPAVRAWGPADERPSRLLGALASPGLRTLALAAGGFGMVIGFVEVAVPAAASAAGSVVTGGLLLSLWSVSSVGFGLAYSMRPWPRSLHLRLPVLLAVFGAGVALLAVPSSLWGLGLALLVAGALITPQSTAHSVAIELVAPRGTAAEAFGWVVTAITLGLAFGQSVSGYLVERSGPPLAFLTAAACATVVAGAVWLLRSTIRTTEPLRPGTEPVAC
- a CDS encoding MBL fold metallo-hydrolase encodes the protein MTHPAYGTLRRVSKAASVLLENNPSTMTLEGTNTWVLGAPGASSRIIVDPGYEDVDHLGRLLGGAPVELILLTHHHPDHSEGAPWLAGRVDAPVLAFDAELCQGGDPIGADQVIKAAGLELQVLHTPGHTADSVTLRFDHDGLTHALTGDTVLGKGTTVLTDLGDYLDSLARLRGLPRGSIGLPGHGPELADLAVTARQYYDHRQQRLDQVRAALRQLGEDATPRQVVEVVYADVDRALWGPAEFSVRAQLEYLRSVG
- a CDS encoding ArsA-related P-loop ATPase, coding for MTNLAGWTDELARTRLHFVTGKGGTGKTTLAASLGLALASHGRRVLLIEVEGRQGFAQVFDTEPLPYAEQRIAAAPGGGEVRALHVDVEAALLEYFEMFYNLGFAGRTLRRMGAIEFATTLAPGLRDVLLTGKIKECVGRTDSDGRHTYDAVVVDAPPTGRVVKFLDVTKALTDLAKTGPIRAQAEGVVRLLHSGETAVHLVTLLEEMPVRETLDAVAELDGADLRPGAVLVNRVRPPRLPARSVTAAADGRVDAARVRTGLASAGLELPQVTLDALVEETVEHAIRLDAEQRAREQLSEADLPTLEVPDLTAGVDVAALYELAETLVEQGVR
- a CDS encoding RidA family protein, which produces MGWSGRLAELGIELPEVAAPVAAYVPAVRTGSHVYTSGQLPFVAGSLAATGKVGGEVSPEEAKQHARTAALNALAAVHALVGIDSVLRVVKVTGFVASSEGFTGQPAVLNGASELLGEVFGDAGSHARSAVGVAELPLGAPVEVELIVEVEA
- a CDS encoding ArsA family ATPase, whose product is MTQPTQPTNPTTPTFDVDELLDDQETRVVLCCGSGGVGKTTTAAALALRAAERGRQTVVLTIDPARRLAQALGLRELGNQPRKVSVAGFEPKGELWAMMLDMRRTFDDMVRRHAGPERAEQLLANRFYQTISTSFSGTQEYMAMEKLGQLAATGDWDLIVVDTPPSRSALDFLDAPSRLSAALDGRMIRLLTTPAKAGGWGLRKVVSAGFSMFAKAVSTILGGQLLADASAFMQAFDSTFGGFRERASKTAELLRSKGTAFVVIAAPEPDALREASYFVERLSDEAMPLAGLVANRTHPVLADLSAIDALAAAEAIERNGNKAPLASAVLRLHADRVAVAEREKRLLARFTRAHPSVAVVQVPALPSDVHDIAGLRDVGDRLTGP
- a CDS encoding DUF4177 domain-containing protein — encoded protein: MSATKWEYATVPLLIHATKQILDQWGEDGWELVTVLPNPSGEQHVAYLKRPKG